One stretch of Pseudobacteriovorax antillogorgiicola DNA includes these proteins:
- a CDS encoding type I-F CRISPR-associated protein Csy1, with protein sequence MHEAIESFFEKRKEERLKKKSKEEVEEEFDLNNWLPSAAARAKQIALSSHPCTFSHPSAKASSAGRTTAIIAESSKRDDGFVRTGNLDVSLDALGNAAALDVHSFLNLQMGDGRSLLTHIEDRSEIAKDLLKIPSASFDNLRNGFLEMKSISSDIAITNSKIKQVYFPVDNSYHLLSVLRPSPILYEMKRRIDAIKFSDVAKEAREAKKRNEAHDKGFIDLFNLTVIGYGGTKPQNISVQNKNNGGKAYLLPSLPPSVRTRPDRLPKKDFFRESISPWQFKDDFKSFHLQVIQNNNGFRTRSVRDENFILHIFDQVITDIYRLREDDVWQTVSKSGVPHYQRVFLDNKFSEERDDELRETFFLEFSRWFIRSYRKILGSRACDLGDEDLRHISKLIRTRRRFALR encoded by the coding sequence ATGCACGAAGCGATTGAATCTTTTTTCGAGAAAAGAAAGGAAGAAAGACTCAAGAAAAAGAGTAAGGAAGAAGTTGAGGAAGAGTTCGATCTGAATAACTGGCTTCCCAGCGCTGCTGCGCGAGCAAAACAAATCGCATTGTCTAGCCACCCATGCACGTTTAGTCATCCAAGTGCAAAGGCAAGTTCAGCGGGGAGAACTACAGCTATTATAGCTGAATCATCGAAGCGTGATGACGGCTTTGTTCGAACTGGAAACTTAGACGTTTCACTTGATGCTCTAGGAAATGCTGCGGCACTTGACGTGCATAGCTTTCTGAACTTGCAAATGGGAGACGGTAGGAGCCTCCTGACTCATATTGAAGATAGAAGCGAAATAGCAAAAGACTTACTGAAAATCCCATCAGCTTCCTTTGATAACCTTAGAAACGGATTTCTGGAGATGAAGTCCATATCTTCTGATATAGCAATCACTAACTCAAAAATAAAACAAGTCTACTTTCCAGTAGATAATAGCTATCATCTTCTCTCAGTTCTAAGACCATCGCCAATTCTATATGAAATGAAGAGGCGAATCGATGCTATTAAGTTCTCAGATGTGGCTAAGGAAGCGAGGGAGGCAAAGAAAAGGAATGAGGCCCATGATAAAGGATTCATAGATCTATTCAATCTAACAGTAATTGGGTATGGAGGCACAAAGCCTCAAAATATCAGTGTCCAGAACAAAAACAATGGTGGAAAAGCGTATTTACTTCCTAGTCTACCTCCAAGTGTTAGAACTAGGCCAGATAGGTTGCCGAAAAAAGATTTCTTTCGTGAAAGCATATCTCCTTGGCAGTTTAAAGATGATTTTAAAAGTTTCCACCTTCAAGTTATTCAAAATAATAATGGTTTTCGAACTAGAAGCGTGCGAGATGAAAACTTCATACTCCATATTTTTGATCAAGTAATAACAGACATCTATCGTCTCAGAGAAGATGACGTTTGGCAAACAGTTTCTAAATCAGGTGTGCCGCATTATCAGAGAGTTTTTCTAGATAACAAATTCAGTGAGGAAAGAGATGATGAATTGAGAGAAACATTTTTTCTAGAATTTTCTCGTTGGTTTATCCGCTCATATAGAAAGATATTAGGAAGTAGAGCCTGTGACCTAGGAGACGAAGACCTAAGACATATATCTAAGTTAATCAGAACAAGAAGGAGATTTGCCCTACGGTGA